Sequence from the Pseudomonas frederiksbergensis genome:
TTGTATCGGTCGATACAATCAAACCAGCGTTCCAGCACTGGGCGCAGGAATTCCAGCTTCGGATTGCTGATGATCATGCCTTGCATGTGAATTGCCCTCTTGTTCTTGTGATATCGGGTCGTAATGTCTATTTGATATCACTTGCGTCAGCTTCACACAAGATTGACGTCAGTTTATTGATCCCGGCCAATATCCGTCGTGGTGCCCATCGCGGCTTTAATTGACGCTCCACCCCCAACCCTCTAACCTTCGCGGCTTGTTTCAGGTGCTCTATGGCAACGGCCGATAGGGTGAAACAGGGAAGCCGGTGCGTACATGCAAACCCGGCGCTGCCCCCGCAACGGTAAATGAGTCAACGCTGCGCTTGTGGCCACACAGGCCCCCGCCACTGTGTCGAATGACATGGGAAGGCGCGCAGCCAGGCATTACGCCGCTCATGAGCCCGGAGACCGGCCTGATTCATCCAACGGCATCACGGTGGGCGATGCCAGGCACCTTGCCGTCCTTTTTCTGCCCGCCCGCCGTTATCCAGTCCCAACGGAGAGCTCCCCCATGACCGACACGCCCGATCGCGACGAACGCCACCTGGCGCGCATGCTGCGCAAGAAAGCCGTGATTGACGAGCGTATCGCCAATTCACCGAACGAGTGTGGCCTGCTGCTGGTGCTGACCGGCAATGGCAAGGGCAAAAGCAGTTCGGCATTCGGCATGTTGGCCCGGGCGATGGGGCATGGCATGCAATGCGGCGTGGTGCAATTCATCAAGGGTCGCAACAGCACCGGTGAAGAGCTGTTTTTCCGCCGCTTCCCGGAACAGGTGCGTTTTCATGTCATGGGCGAGGGCTTTACCTGGGAAACCCAGGATCGCCAGCGCGACATCGCCGCTGCCGAAGCGGCGTGGGCCGTGTCGCGTGAATTGCTCAGCGATCCGTCGATCGGCCTGGTGGTGCTCGACGAACTGAACATTGCCCTCAAGCACGGCTACCTCGACCTCGATCAAGTCTTGAGCGATCTGCAAGCCCGTCCGCCTATGCAACATGTGGTCGTGACCGGGCGCGGCGCCAAGCCCGAGATGATCGAGCTGGCCGATACCGTGACCGAAATGGGCATGATCAAGCACGCGTTCCAGGCCGGTATCAAGGCGCAGAAAGGCGTCGAACTGTGAGCCATGCGTCGACTGCCAGCCGCCACTGTCCGGCGGTATTGATTGCCGCCCCGGCCTCGGGCCAGGGCAA
This genomic interval carries:
- the cobO gene encoding cob(I)yrinic acid a,c-diamide adenosyltransferase, which codes for MTDTPDRDERHLARMLRKKAVIDERIANSPNECGLLLVLTGNGKGKSSSAFGMLARAMGHGMQCGVVQFIKGRNSTGEELFFRRFPEQVRFHVMGEGFTWETQDRQRDIAAAEAAWAVSRELLSDPSIGLVVLDELNIALKHGYLDLDQVLSDLQARPPMQHVVVTGRGAKPEMIELADTVTEMGMIKHAFQAGIKAQKGVEL